A region of Ornithodoros turicata isolate Travis chromosome 5, ASM3712646v1, whole genome shotgun sequence DNA encodes the following proteins:
- the LOC135393888 gene encoding acetylcholinesterase-like yields the protein MRLYYVFAVSVHCLINSCHGQWTGSQRNSYPDSRHSDFSNGQRGTLYRSDVRFDGGSVYSGASDELRKYSDSRCEIRSTAQLPMYKTTKTLTGVFQGRIIYLCDLPEFTRSDQRPVSQGGADHKNDRLQYPASVVAYLGIPYALPPLGQHRYKAPQAHPPLGNWPALSFKPGCTQSIDYTGASHGIPNIAEDCLYLNIYTPNTDTYKPMYAVMVYIHGGNFDHGASNLFPGHMLAASQEVIVVTFNYRLGPLGFFATGDDASPGNYGLMDQEAAIQWVYDHIEAFGGDNTRITLFGTGAGAASAGIHMTNQMAKRKLTFKRVIAQGGAAVAEWAVKEDAILVRNISRLFGEQVGCFSHSSWQLMQCLQYKANNSQEFRLVNVKPPVGWLPWGPVLDRYTREHLGQSLSVMPEEFLEKMAQDVAHIYKDDFAYMTGVTRDEASYLIKEDKDLKGNRYIMTPEMFDTRVREYAKMYNYTLNEEAIVNALSFMYTPWEDQANSSLLLKGYVDMLSDSYFAAPHDKILKLMLKNKFKVYAYVMNYSLESYPQSRYKVPDWEAVPHGIEDLMVSGAPFMDPAFYADNLALNNIVWSEGDRNMSQLFMQAWANFAKTGDPTSPRPLFGSIRWEPATEKNLQYLSINATYYEAYNASSFMFRDYRQKQAQFWNDYLPSMIMRAPPTWPPTEEPLLQENRILSASLWTVTGAACLFLLLAIIGFCCYCRASSEHLVDDDQIPHASTQSLTEGPSGLRRVEYRNRYATDDPKELKSLKNTSV from the exons ATGAGGCTTTATTATGTGTTCGCAGTGTCTGTACACTGTCTTATAAACAGTTGTCATGGGCAGTGGACAGGTAGTCAGCGGAACAGCTATCCGGACTCGCGCCACTCAGACTTTTCAAACGGACAGCGTGGGACGCTTTACCGATCAGATGTTCGCTTCGACGGCGGTTCGGTATACTCTGGAGCGTCCGATGAGTTACGCAAATACAGTGACAGTCGTTGTGAGATCCGATCAACGGCGCAGCTACCGATGTACAAGACGACGAAGACTTTGACCGGAGTGTTTCAGGGCCGGATAATCTACTTGTGCGACCTTCCGGAGTTTACTCGGAGTGATCAACGACCTGTGTCTCAAGGTGGTGCGGACCACAAAAATGATAGGCTGCAGTATCCAGCAAGTGTTGTTGCTTATCTCGGAATCCCTTACGCTTTGCCACCGCTCGGACAACACAGATATAAG GCCCCACAGGCGCATCCTCCTCTGGGTAACTGGCCAGCCCTGTCATTCAAGCCAGGCTGTACACAAAGCATCGATTACACCGGCGCCAGTCATGGCATTCCCAATATTGCCGAGGACTGCCTCTATCTCAACATCTACACACCAAAC ACGGACACGTACAAGCCGATGTACGCGGTAATGGTCTACATTCACGGAGGAAACTTTGACCACGGGGCAAGCAATCTTTTCCCCGGGCACATGCTGGCGGCGTCCCAAGAAGTGATTGTGGTCACGTTCAACTACCGGCTCGGGCCATTAG GGTTCTTCGCCACCGGAGATGACGCATCACCTGGCAACTATGGGCTGATGGACCAAGAGGCAGCTATACAGTGGGTTTACGATCACATTGAAGCCTTTGGAGGCGACAACACTAGAATCACCCTTTTCGGAACGGGGGCTGGGGCTGCCAGTGCGGGCATACACATGACAAATCAGATGGCGAAGAGGAAGT TAACCTTCAAACGTGTGATAGCTCAAGGGGGAGCAGCCGTAGCAGAATGGGCAGTGAAGGAAGATGCCATACTGGTACGCAACATCAGTCGGCTCTTTGGGGAACAAGTGGGATGTTTCAGCCACAGCTCCTGGCAGCTCATGCAGTGCCTTCAATACAAAGCAAACAATAGCCAAGAATTCCGCCTCGTCAATGTAAAG CCTCCGGTTGGATGGTTGCCCTGGGGTCCAGTACTAGATCGTTACACCCGTGAACACCTAGGCCAGTCCCTGTCCGTCATGCCGGAAGAATTCCTAGAAAAAATGGCACAAGACGTGGCCCATATCTACAAGGATGACTTTGCCTACATGACTGGTGTGACACGTGATGAGGCTTCCTATCTGATAA AGGAGGATAAAGACCTGAAAGGCAATAGATACATCATGACTCCAGAAATGTTTGACACACGCGTACGGGAGTATGCAAAGATGTACAACTACACCCTCAACGAGGAGGCTATTGTGAATGCTTTGTCATTCATGTACACACCATGGGAAGACCAGGCAAACAGTTCTTTGCTTCTCAAGGGATATGTTGAT ATGCTGTCAGACTCGTACTTTGCAGCTCCTCATGACAAGATACTGAAGCTAATGCTGAAAAACAAGTTCAAGGTCTATGCCTACGTGATGAATTATTCTTTGGAAAGCTACCCACAGAGCCGTTACAAAGTGCCTGACTGGGAGG CTGTTCCACACGGGATCGAAGACTTAATGGTGTCGGGAGCACCCTTCATGGATCCAGCATTTTACGCGGACAACTTGGCACTCAACAACATCGTATGGAGTGAGGGAGATCGGAACATGAGTCAGCTCTTCATGCAGGCCTGGGCTAATTTTGCAAAGACAGG TGATCCGACGAGCCCCAGACCACTATTTGGATCTATCCGCTGGGAGCCTGCCACAGAGAAGAACTTGCAGTACCTGTCCATTAACGCAACCTATTACGAAGCGTACAACGCGTCAAGTTTTATGTTCCGAGACTATCGACAGAAACAGGCCCAGTTTTGGAACGACTACTTGCCCAGCATGATAATGAGGGCGCCACCAACGTGGCCTCCGACGGAGGAGCCGCTATTACAAGAGAATCGGATCCTGTCCGCATCACTGTGGACAGTCACTGGAGCCGCCTGCCTGTTTCTGCTCCTCGCTATCATAGGCTTCTGCTGCTACTGTAGGGCATCGAG CGAACATTTGGTGGACGACGACCAAATTCCTCACGCGTCCACACAGTCCCTAACAGAGGGTCCCAGTGG CCTAAGAAGAGTGGAGTATAGAAACAGGTATGCCACTGATGACCCCAAAGAACTGAAGTCCCTCAAGAACACAAGCGTGTAA